Proteins co-encoded in one bacterium genomic window:
- a CDS encoding DNA-processing protein DprA yields MTPEDLLGPLNEVEQKNAPKQLFASGRLSLLAEGRRVSVVGSRNASDDALARARFFSSALVEHGITVVSGLALGIDAVAHETAISAGGSTIGVLGTPLDQYYPKENRSLQERMMQEQLVVSQFAPGTPGGRKNFPMRNRTMALITDATVIVEAGEKSGTLHQGWEALRLGRLLFLMESVANNPNLTWPSEMIRYGAQVLSRGNLELVLDEMPEFPRGESASL; encoded by the coding sequence ATGACACCCGAAGACCTACTTGGACCGCTGAATGAAGTGGAGCAAAAAAACGCTCCGAAGCAGCTCTTTGCTTCTGGGCGCCTGTCGCTTCTCGCAGAAGGCCGCCGTGTTTCGGTGGTCGGTTCGCGAAATGCCTCAGACGATGCGTTGGCTCGCGCCCGCTTCTTCTCGAGTGCGCTCGTGGAACATGGAATCACGGTCGTAAGCGGGCTCGCTCTTGGAATCGATGCAGTCGCTCACGAGACAGCTATTTCGGCGGGTGGCTCGACGATTGGGGTTCTCGGGACACCGCTTGACCAGTACTACCCGAAAGAAAACCGGTCGCTTCAGGAACGAATGATGCAAGAGCAGCTTGTCGTATCGCAGTTCGCCCCCGGAACACCTGGCGGCCGGAAGAACTTTCCGATGCGAAACCGGACGATGGCACTCATCACAGACGCCACGGTCATCGTTGAGGCCGGAGAGAAGAGCGGGACGCTGCACCAGGGTTGGGAGGCGCTTCGACTGGGACGGCTGCTCTTCCTCATGGAGAGCGTCGCGAACAATCCGAACCTCACCTGGCCGAGTGAGATGATTCGCTACGGAGCCCAAGTCCTCTCCCGTGGGAACCTGGAGCTCGTACTTGACGAGATGCCGGAGTTCCCACGTGGCGAATCCGCTTCTCTCTGA